The nucleotide window ACGACATCTCCACTTAACTAATGTATCTTTTTTAAATACTTTTCCTTCCTTCACATTTGAAAGTAGCTTACGATACCTCTTTTCATGTTCCTCTTCAACCTCGGCTATCTCTTTAAATAAATCAGCAATTTCTAAGAAATCTTCTTCGCGGGCCACAGCTTCAGCTTCTTTATAAAGCTTAGTCCATTCTAGATTTTCTCCATCGGCCGCCCCTTCCAAATTAGATGCCGTATCTGAAACTATTCCTGCTGGGTAGCTAGCCTGAATCTCAACTTCACCACCTTCTAAAAACTTAAAAAACTTCTTAGCATGTTCTTTTTCATTGTCAGCAGTCTCTAGAAAAATGGCTGCTATCTGTTCGTATCCGGATTTTTTGGCCACTGAAGCAAAATAAGTATAGCGATTCCGGGCCTGTGATTCCCCGGCAAAAGATGCCAATAAATTTTTTTCTGTTTTAGTTCCCTTTATAGATTTGCCCATGACTGAATCCTCCTTAGATTTATATTTTTTCCATCGGCTGCTCACAACAAACTAATTCTCCGCCTCCAGCCTTAGTCACCGTCACCTCATTACCACAAACATTACACTTATATTTTTCACCAACCTGTTCAACTGCCATAAATACCTCCTCTTATCTACTCAAAACTCAATTCTTGAGAATTTTCCCAAAGTCCATGAATATTGCAATAACTAGATACCAAAATTACCCCTGGCTTATCGGTTTTTAAACAAACTGTGGCTTTTGGACAAACATAAACTGTACTTGTATTCGGTCCTTGAACCGATGCTCCATGGGCACTAAATTCAAATCTTCCTAACTGACAAGGGAATTTCTCTCCTTGAGGCTTAAAATATAGCTCAATCCAAGAAATATGGTGCTCGGTTGTATTGGGATGGGCAATTTCTTTACCTACGGTTACAACAATGCTAACGCATTCGCCCCTTTTAACCGCGCCCTGAACCTCAATAACCGGAACATGTTTCTCAGACTTCCAGTCAGCAGTTTGTAATAAATCTTTTATGCTAGCCATACCCTTCTCCTTTTTATGCTACCTGTTCAACTTCCTTAACCTCAGGTACCACTTCTTTTAGTTTCTTCTCAATACCCATCTTAAGAGTGTAAGTGCTCATCGGACAACAACCACAAGCGCCGGTTAAACGTAGCTTAACTACCGCCTCTTTGGTTACCTCGACCAATTCAACATCTCCTCCGTCGGCCTGAAGAGCCGGCCTTATGTCTTCTAAAGCTTTTTCTACCTTCTCTTTCAACATATGCACCTCCTTAATCTCTAATTATTTAATTACTTTATCCCCTAAAATAGATTTTAAATCTTCTTCAGCCGTAGTGATTGGTTTGATTTCAAATTTCTCAACCAGTATCTCTAACACCTTCGGTGAAACAAATGCCGGCAAAGTCGGGCCTAAGCGTATATTTTTAACTCCAAGATGAAGCAAAGTTAATAAAATTGCAACCGCCTTCTGTTCAAACCAAGATAATACTAATGACAGCGGCAATTCATTTACCCCACAGTTGAAAGCCTTTGCCAAAGCTAAGGCAACTTCTATCGCCGAATAAGCATTATTGCATTGCCCTAGGTCAAGCAATCTAGGTATGCCTTCAATCTCGCCAAACTCAAGTTTGTTGAACCGATACTTACCGCAAGCAAGGGTAAGAATAAGGCAATCAGCAGGAACCTTCTCGGCAAACTCAGTATAGTAATTTCGGCCCAGCTTAGCCCCATCACAACCCCCAATAAGAAAGAAATGACGGATCTTTCCTCGTTTAACCGCATCAACTATTTTATCGGCTAAACTTAGAATAGCCGTGTGATGAAACCCAGTCATTATTTTTTTACCCGGTGCTTCAATAAGTGCTGGAAGTTGTTTGGCTTTAGCAATCACTGACGAAAAATCTCTCGACTTAAGGTGATTTGCGCCAGACACCCCAGTAACGCCAATCGTAAATAACCTATCTAAATAAGTATCTTTAGGTGGTATCAAAACGCAATTAGTCGTTACCAATAACGCCCCAGGAAATTCTTTAAACTCCTTCTTTTGCTCTTGCCAAGCATTACCGTAATTACCAACCAAATGTTTAAACTTCCTTAATTCTGGATAGCCATGGGCTGGCAACATTTCGCTATGGGTATAAACATTAACTCCGGTACCCTCTGTTTGTTTAAGTAGTTCATACAAGTCAAGCAAATCATGACCGGTAATTAAAATTCCCGGACCGGCCTTTGTCCCAGTTTCAACCTCTGCCGGAAAAGGATTGCCAAAACGATCAGTATGAGCCTTATCAAGCAAAGCCATTACCTTTAAGTTCATCTCGCCACACTTTAGAACCATAGCTAGATAATCATTGAGATCAAAACTGACGTTAGTCACTGTCTTAAAAAGAGCCTCATGCATAAAGCCATCTACCTCTGGATCCACTGCGCCTAATTCCCGGGCATGAAAAGCAT belongs to Candidatus Omnitrophota bacterium and includes:
- a CDS encoding rubrerythrin family protein → MGKSIKGTKTEKNLLASFAGESQARNRYTYFASVAKKSGYEQIAAIFLETADNEKEHAKKFFKFLEGGEVEIQASYPAGIVSDTASNLEGAADGENLEWTKLYKEAEAVAREEDFLEIADLFKEIAEVEEEHEKRYRKLLSNVKEGKVFKKDTLVKWRCRNCGYVHEGKEAPDKCPACAHPQSYYEILAENY
- a CDS encoding desulfoferrodoxin FeS4 iron-binding domain-containing protein, with product MAVEQVGEKYKCNVCGNEVTVTKAGGGELVCCEQPMEKI
- a CDS encoding class II SORL domain-containing protein, translated to MASIKDLLQTADWKSEKHVPVIEVQGAVKRGECVSIVVTVGKEIAHPNTTEHHISWIELYFKPQGEKFPCQLGRFEFSAHGASVQGPNTSTVYVCPKATVCLKTDKPGVILVSSYCNIHGLWENSQELSFE
- a CDS encoding NifU family protein translates to MKEKVEKALEDIRPALQADGGDVELVEVTKEAVVKLRLTGACGCCPMSTYTLKMGIEKKLKEVVPEVKEVEQVA
- the hcp gene encoding hydroxylamine reductase, whose protein sequence is MFCNQCEQTIGGSGCVKVGACGKDSDIQSLQDTLLYGLKGIAAYAFHARELGAVDPEVDGFMHEALFKTVTNVSFDLNDYLAMVLKCGEMNLKVMALLDKAHTDRFGNPFPAEVETGTKAGPGILITGHDLLDLYELLKQTEGTGVNVYTHSEMLPAHGYPELRKFKHLVGNYGNAWQEQKKEFKEFPGALLVTTNCVLIPPKDTYLDRLFTIGVTGVSGANHLKSRDFSSVIAKAKQLPALIEAPGKKIMTGFHHTAILSLADKIVDAVKRGKIRHFFLIGGCDGAKLGRNYYTEFAEKVPADCLILTLACGKYRFNKLEFGEIEGIPRLLDLGQCNNAYSAIEVALALAKAFNCGVNELPLSLVLSWFEQKAVAILLTLLHLGVKNIRLGPTLPAFVSPKVLEILVEKFEIKPITTAEEDLKSILGDKVIK